A single genomic interval of Psychroserpens sp. NJDZ02 harbors:
- a CDS encoding thiamine phosphate synthase → MIIPKLHYISQGNSSKDILENIQKACTSGAELVQLRYDNVSEKKYLKLAKEVIKITTHYQTRLIICDYYKIAKAIKADGVFLDKIDASPTLVKTHLYPWQSIGGTANTIEDCEKLLDAQIDYIFLGPFKDSSATNNAAPILGMAGLAAVTTILKTPIPIIAFGGVTTEDVTALLKIEISGIAVSDAITQNFDSIKMFNQLLSASSTAEQRHTFE, encoded by the coding sequence ATGATTATACCTAAATTACATTATATCAGCCAAGGAAACTCGTCAAAAGACATTTTAGAGAACATTCAAAAAGCGTGTACTTCTGGAGCAGAATTAGTGCAATTACGTTATGACAATGTATCAGAAAAAAAATATTTAAAACTAGCTAAGGAGGTTATAAAAATAACCACGCACTATCAAACAAGATTAATCATTTGCGATTATTATAAAATAGCAAAGGCTATTAAAGCTGATGGCGTATTTTTAGATAAAATAGACGCGTCTCCTACTCTAGTCAAAACACATTTATATCCTTGGCAAAGTATTGGTGGCACAGCAAACACTATAGAAGACTGTGAAAAATTATTAGACGCTCAAATAGATTATATTTTTCTGGGGCCTTTTAAAGACAGTAGCGCAACCAATAATGCAGCTCCTATTCTAGGCATGGCTGGTTTAGCAGCCGTTACCACTATTTTAAAAACACCAATTCCAATAATTGCTTTTGGAGGTGTTACAACAGAAGACGTTACAGCGTTATTAAAAATAGAGATTTCTGGAATTGCGGTATCGGATGCTATCACTCAAAATTTTGATTCGATAAAAATGTTTAATCAATTATTAAGTGCCTCATCAACAGCAGAACAGCGTCATACTTTTGAGTAA
- a CDS encoding TlpA family protein disulfide reductase — MTNTIKTISVVDLEGLPLDLMALYQNKVILLIIYNNDCLGCTGRAIPLAYQFQQDYPSIQVVGIHADFPNREGTKASIKSIFTSGENPFPIYIDKNHSVFDQFKSEGTPQWVLISEKGALFRSIFGSQDNAQNRLFYALESLVN; from the coding sequence ATGACTAACACTATAAAAACAATATCAGTTGTAGATTTAGAAGGATTACCTTTAGATTTAATGGCACTTTATCAAAATAAAGTAATATTACTTATTATCTATAATAATGACTGTTTAGGATGCACGGGACGTGCTATTCCTTTAGCTTATCAATTTCAACAAGACTATCCATCCATTCAAGTGGTAGGTATTCATGCTGATTTTCCAAATAGAGAAGGCACAAAAGCATCAATAAAAAGTATTTTTACCAGTGGAGAGAATCCTTTTCCCATTTACATAGATAAAAACCACAGCGTTTTTGACCAATTTAAATCAGAAGGCACGCCACAATGGGTTTTAATTTCTGAAAAAGGCGCATTATTCCGTTCCATTTTTGGATCGCAAGATAATGCCCAAAACCGTTTATTTTATGCATTAGAAAGCCTTGTTAATTAA
- a CDS encoding type IX secretion system membrane protein PorP/SprF has protein sequence MKKITLYIVLLFASYSYAQELNLPVFTQYLADNDFIISPTFAGIGDNLRIRANGLTQWVGIKDAPDNQALYADFRIGNQTGVGVTLYNDKNGNTLQKGAKFSFAHHITLDSKSQQYLSFGLSYNFNSFRIDIDNFEGNDEMPIVDPSITDDRSINNSNFDVGILYRWKLFYASFNANNILDKDIDNFTGIEPSKLLNFQGYAGYIFQTAKYTEMEPSIFYQRYNNDGRSSTDINFKYRKFNRNGDYYWVGASYRFLNDQALKPLNIGPMAGVMKKGFYFAYSYQITMNDLSAYNSGTHAITIGIDFLQGMSDCQCTQGTSWRKYRDAGLN, from the coding sequence ATGAAAAAAATCACACTATATATCGTTCTTCTTTTCGCTTCTTACAGTTATGCGCAAGAATTAAATCTACCTGTATTTACACAATACTTGGCAGATAACGATTTTATTATTTCTCCAACATTCGCAGGTATTGGAGATAATTTAAGAATTAGAGCTAACGGGTTAACACAATGGGTAGGTATAAAAGATGCGCCAGATAACCAAGCTTTGTATGCCGATTTTAGAATTGGTAACCAAACAGGTGTTGGTGTTACTTTATACAATGATAAAAACGGAAACACGCTTCAAAAAGGTGCCAAGTTTTCTTTTGCTCATCATATTACTTTAGATTCCAAATCACAACAATATTTGTCCTTTGGTCTATCATACAATTTTAATAGCTTTAGAATTGATATCGATAATTTTGAAGGTAATGATGAAATGCCGATTGTAGATCCAAGTATCACAGACGATCGCTCTATTAACAACAGTAATTTTGATGTCGGTATTTTATACCGTTGGAAACTATTCTATGCTAGTTTTAATGCTAATAACATACTAGATAAGGATATTGATAACTTTACAGGAATAGAACCAAGTAAATTACTAAATTTTCAAGGTTATGCAGGATATATTTTTCAAACTGCTAAATATACAGAGATGGAACCATCTATTTTCTATCAGAGATATAACAACGATGGAAGATCTAGTACAGATATTAACTTTAAGTATAGAAAGTTTAATCGTAATGGAGATTATTATTGGGTTGGTGCATCTTATCGTTTTTTAAATGATCAAGCACTAAAACCACTTAACATTGGACCAATGGCGGGTGTTATGAAAAAAGGTTTTTATTTCGCATATTCTTACCAAATTACTATGAATGACTTATCAGCATATAATTCTGGTACACATGCCATTACTATAGGGATAGACTTTTTACAAGGTATGAGTGATTGCCAATGTACTCAAGGTACAAGTTGGAGAAAATATAGAGACGCAGGTCTAAATTAG